Below is a genomic region from Miscanthus floridulus cultivar M001 chromosome 1, ASM1932011v1, whole genome shotgun sequence.
AAAGATTGAGAAAATACCCGTATGGCGGGGTACAgttggcatagtacatatgttaaccaatcctgcatggcgggagagtttggcatagtacttatcccgcatggcgggagaaggatatgatgactcatgtgctctaagtgtattccgcacatggagagaagtttgggtagctcttatgctatcctagaattgaccgtacactctgattgtgtcatggtcattaagtactcaatgagtttaagaacaaaagaaagttgcatgtgaaccaaaagataagaatgatatgcaagcgtgacttgcagaagtattaAAAATAATatactatgttgagttttgaagtgaaATGAGGAAAATATACTCCCATACGaatttgtttgcatgatgtaatcatgtggataaagtaagtaatcaaagtttcctcattcacatGAGTTCAGAATGTTTTGAAATtatggtagaaaagttcataccacatttcgagggggagaaatgtaagattaattaagaaagacaattaagaaagatatttccccatacttcagataatgcaatgcatactatgcattgaaggtaaaagtgatctataaaagatgaatgtgatcgttgagggagtaagacggccataataacgatacccctaaagtaaagaaatagctaaatttttTGACCTTTTATAGTTccgataggaagatagcatagtcggctagtattcatactggacgagttcagagttatcaaggcggtgctaaacgcgccatatgagttttttagcagattaaacccaaaataagaaatttgaagatacaccatctttacagaagatgAAGTAATCtggggggagcatggtatgtagatacctaaagcttgaatagaagtgggattatatatccactacagtgttttagagcaacaaattgcttaatacatgttgatgttgtatgacatatacaacacctgatgttagctcttaaagaagatgaataagtaaataaggatcttgtgatacagaaggctatagaacaattgccttttggcaatgaagagtaacaatagccccatatgaaagaagtgccacgaggccccAAAACGTCttaaagaataagaaaatcagatatttctggtgactaaggagtcaatgttaagaaagaaattcaaatggagggtaattccacctcatttgaaaaggccatgagaggcgttcactcgtctaaatggcaagaagcaaaggaagatgaaatgaaatcgataaataccaacgatgtttgggacttagaaaaattcccaatgaagccaaaacagtaggctgtaatgggtctgcaagacaaatgtgactccaaaggaaaaatggaaagctataaagcgccacttgtggcgaaatgatttacacaaagagaaggaatagattataatgagaatggaacgattcttttagaatcataatggcgttaaTGGCACACTACGATTTATAGTTACATCAGAaagatgtaaagacacattcctcaacggggatctgtatggaaaagtttacatggcataacttaaaaggttttgtcgtggaaagAAAAGAATGTAAGGGATGTTGCCTGAAGAAATTCATTTacggattaaagcaagcttcaagacattggtacttgaagtttgacagtacaataagaaagtttgggtttaaagagaatatagaggataattgtatttatgcaaagtttaaacatgggaaatcAATTTCCCTAATCCTGCACGTGGATAGCACCTtgctcgctagtagtggtgtttAATCTACTattggagaagaagcagttcttgtcctcaagttcaATGAGAATGATCTTGGTAAAGCGTCATTCATTCCAGAAATTAGAACTTACCGAGATAAAAGGAAAAGGGtggtattagaactatctcaagtgtatacttagagaatattctaaagaaataaagtatatatgtgaataaacctACATCTGTTTCTATAGTCAAGGATAATAGTTTTGGTAACTTTCAATGTTCCAAGAACCAATGTGAGATCGAAAGaacgtcctatatgcttcagctgttggaagcttaatgagtgCTTATAAGTAAgacttaccctgacatagttcaTGCACATCCGGGATGTTTTGGCAGAAGGtctagtccagatatagatcactggaaatagagttgagaatgttttgcaattgtgcaaagatttataggactcatggtgagtaagaaagaataagtactctcaactAGTTATGGGTATAAATGTTAAATTTGGCGAGATGTTTAGtaaaacccacatagtagctaacaccacagttggagttttatttggaaaactccaaagaaacagttgtggtgtcatcaaagatgcatacccacagtatagcttgttatgaggcttaaggacaggcgaatggttaaaagaaacttacacccggaattgataatggtatacaacagcaataaccatttaagtagttcgctcctataacaacgggtcaagtgtgGTGCCAAACACGttgacgttaaagttatacgttgtgaaggagaaagtccggaatcatactaaaagtattaaagtaacaagcaagtgcttgcggatccacgtacaaaaggcttaccacccagtgtgtttagagaacacacagtcgacatgggtttatggtatagcctatgattttcggacaataaagggcccaaagttaaagaatctgtttcagaacagagacgtgtattgtagctgttaagtctattggcgattgaccgtgacgatgaagcatgctatATGCACCaatctgtgatggaacaaataaaagtgaaagggattaaagtcaaagtttaaagttaaagtatgagttgagatcaagggggagaatgttagaattgatctcatccgtcttgacccaacggtcgaaACGGatcccttgaccgcgtcctgatcggggacgtccagccatctagtggttggtgggcccccgtcgcacggtgcctataaagaggaggtggggcaaacggctctCGGAACGAGGTTCACAGCCGCCGCCACATCCCCACcgtctaaccctagtccgatcgcGAGGGAGGCACTGCTAGCggcgggaagcgccactgcctTCGCCACCACCGTCggtctccaccgctacaccaaccgtCGCTACCCGTGCGCAGAGCTTCACCGACGAACCAGTGATGGTAGGGAGCTCCTCCAACCCCTCcgacggtcagatgctcctacatctctctctgtctcttttTCCCGAAGCAAGCTTTAGATCTATTTGATTCAATTAGTAAAGATATCACCCTCTGATCTACACCTAGATGGTTCAAAGTATCTAACGCCAACATGTCATGATTGTGAAGTCTTTAACGACGACACAAGTACACACAGATGGTATTCTCTGGCTAATCTGTCAGGAGAAAACCGGCCAGATTCTGGCAGTATAGGTGGCTAATTTGTTTTGTTGGCGTGTGTATCCTGTCACCAGGGAAAAAGCGTCGGCGCGCGTCTAGGATTGGTGAACTTATTTACGCAACTGGCGTTCATATTATAAACTTTTCAATTCAATTTATTGTTGTTTCATTCCTTTGTGTGAACCGCAGTATTATGTACGTGTTTGTCCTAACAAAAATGCATGCCCTCTCGCATTGTACAGCGCAAAGTCAGAAATCCGTGCACGAAACAGCTAGCCTAGAGGGAATGCGTGTTGGATCAATTGTGCACACTGCGCTACACAAAGGATAATGCTCTCGAAGTAGACCGAATGTGTGGCTTCAAAATTTTCTCTGTATTTCTTTGCTTTTGGTTGTTGAACGTGGTTATAACGTGCCTGTAATTTGAGACAGCCAGTGCCGACTTGTTTATATTTCCTCAACGAACAGATTAAGCATCGAGAGATTGCAGACGTATGTGTGTCCATCCCATTATTGCTAACTGGCTCAACACATGGAACAAAAAAAACGTAATAGGAAAATAATATCCTCAACTTAAACTACTGAAAAAATGGTGGCGAAGTACAAGATTTGCTGATCGGGCAAAGCCGGCAAGGTATGAAAGCATGCACACAAGTACTGCAGAAATATTTTTTTCCGAAAGAAGTACTGCCGAAATAAATAAACGCAAATATAATCACATTTACACTTGGCAGCTAATTTTTGAGAAGGAAAGCACCGTCCGGAGTAGGCACTAATTGAAGTCTCGGCTCTCAATTTCAGACGAGTACAGTGAGAGAGAAAAATAGCAGCGATCGAATGGGTGACACAAAGCTTAGCTAGCTATTGCATTGGTACGTGCCGGCCGGCAAGAGACAGACAATATGCGTTCATAATTTGGAACAAGGCGACCAGATGAGAATaaacacacacaaacacacacacgAATGGAGCTAAACTATCAGATGCTTACAACTAATCGAAGAAAATAGAATGATGCCCCGCCACTCTAAGTTATAGCCAAGAAAAACTAGTGAAAAAACACCCACACCCACAAATAAAGAGAGTTGTGAAGTCCCTATGTGGGAGGCAAAGATCAGAATCAATGATATGAAGCAACAAATTGTATCCTCCTTGTGAAATTATAATGGCGAAGAACTCTTCTCCACGATCTCGCCGACTTCTTCACGACCATCTCCTTCTTTATTCCCCAACCACAGTCCTACCATCCAAGTCTCTTATTTTTGTCATCCAATGCAAATCACTCTTTTAAGACTACCACTGTACATTACTCTAGCAATCACCTAATCATTCCTGCCTATTGCAGCCAATTATTATTCATGTAATCATCTGGATTCTCAGGACGAAATAATCGTGTATTTTTTTAACTGAATTTTGCGTCTCGTTCTCTTTTCCTATTACATCGTTGCGCGATTTTCAGCGGTGTTAGCTGTCTAGCTAGCATCTCCAACTGGAAATATAATGCTTTCCCATCCCCAGAATGCTAGTAGGAATTAAAGAACCCGCCAGTCTGAATGTCTGATGTTGAAGGCGCAAATGGTCAGACTTGTACGCGGGAACATTCccttaactgaactgaaaactAGAAGCTGTTCCTTGTGCTAGTGCTGCTAGTATAAATTCAGACACGACCATCCCCCATTTACCAGTAGCTGTAGCTTGGCCATCATACCAACTAGTACCGAAAAGGAAAAACAATGGAGTCCTCCAAGGCGAGCTGGCACTACTCGTTCGATCCGTCAGTCGCCGTGGAGGACTCCGAGGCAATGGCCCAGCTGCTCGGCGTCCAGTACTCTGCAGGCAACGAGCAGAAgcagccgacgccgacgccgacggccATGTACTGGCCTGGCCAAGAAGCTGACCAGTATTACAGCTCGGCGCCGTACCCGTACTACATGCAGATGCAGCAACCCAACTCGGTCGCAAGCTGCTACGACCATGGTTACTATGGCAGCAACACGTTCACGATGACCGCCGGCGACTTCTTCGTGCCGGAGGAGCAGATCATGGCGGCGGACCCGAGCTTCATGCTTGATCTGAACCTCGACTTCGAGTACCAGGACGGCCAGGGGaccggccgcggcggcggtggcaacaCGCCGGCGGTGTGCAAGAGGAAACTGGAGGATCAGAAGGGCGAGAGCACCACGTGCACCGTTCCAAAGAAGAAATCGCGATCCACCGCAGTACCGGTAAGTGTGCCATGCCATGAACTCGTGATCGTAGGGCATTTCAGTGCATTGGATGGACTTGATGCCTGACGGGCGGAGTGATCAGGCGCCGAAGAAGGGCAAGAAGGCGCAGAAAGGCGCGTGCAACCGAGGCAACCAGGAGGAGAGCAACGGCGACGACGGCAATGTTGCGCACCAGCAACAGTGCTCCAGCAACTACCTGTCTGACGACGACTCGCTGGAGATGATCGCGTGCAGCAACGTGAGCTCGGCGTCCAAGAAGTCGTCGTCGTCGGCAGGTGGGAAGGCCAGGGCCGGACGTGGGGCCGCCATCGATCCGCAAAGCCTCTACGCCAGGGTAACGAGATCGGAATTCGCTCGGCAACCGCGATGATGTTGCATGTAGTTCCATGCACTTGCCTGCTGCTGTCTGAAACTAGATTCTGAAGTTTTCCTGCTTTTGGTGATGCAGAAAAGGAGAGAGCGGATCAATGAGCGTCTAAAAGTATTGCAGAATCTTGTACCCAATGGAACCAAGGCAAGTTTATACCAGTGGCTTGAGATGAAAAAAGAGAACTCGCAATAGTTTTTTTTTAACGCTGAAAAAGCTAGGATAACGAGCCGTTCTAATTCTAACGTATGTAAGGCCGTGGTTTTTCAGGTAGATATCAGCACGATGCTTGAAGAAGCAGCTCAATACGTCAAGTTCTTGCAGCTCCAGATCAAGGTTTGTTCTTGCAAAAATTGTAGTCCCTAGCCAAAATCTTGTTGGTGTGCACTGAAATTTCactagtattcaaaactttttcgtTTTGCGCAGCTATTGAGCTCGGATGATACGTGGATGTTCGCTCCGATCGCCTACAACGGGGTCAACGTTGGCCTCGACCTCAAGATATCTCCACCGCAACAATGATCTACGCCAATGTGAAGATTGCTGATGTTCACTGGCAAAGCACATATATAGATTCTTTCGTGTTTGTATTTTGTTTATTGTTCTTGAATTCATATGTAAGATTCAACGCTGAAGGACAGTCGGTTACAACGAACCACTTTTACAGTCCAACCACTGCCCTCCTCGAAAAATAGACTCTGAATGATCTGCTCATCTTTTTAACTTCCaaaatagtactccctccattccaaattataagacgttttagcttttgCTATATACTTAAATATACACtgtgtctagatatatagtaaagcAACGTATCTAGAAAAAttaaaaacgtcttataatttaaagggttaagtccaatttacaccctccaacttgcagcaaagttcggatttcaacctcgaacttcaaaaccggacaactttggccctccaactctcgaaaaagttcaactttcaaccttctgggcggttttgcgggtaaacagtaacttttgatattttcaggAGCGTcggaattttatattattttttcgagcatcttaacttcctcaaataaaaaaaaactcaaaactacaaagttgtagatctcatcgaggtctacaatttacatataaaaattatctttatccgacatcgtattgaagggttttctattttttgaaatttgagtctcatcacgcgataaaatatggtgctgaaattttatattattttttcaagcatcttactgtcctcaaatgaaaaaactcaaaactacaaagttatagatctcatcgaggtctataatttacatataaaaattatctttatccgacatcgtattgaagggttttatattttttgaaatttgagtctcatcacgagTGAAataattttgtcgcgtgatgagactcaaattttaaaaaatataaaacccttcaatacgatgtcggatgaagataatttttatatataaattgtatacctcgatgagatctacaactttgtagttttgagttttttcatttgaggacagtaagatgctcgaaaaaataatataaaatttcagcaccatattttatcgcgtgatgagactcaaatttcaaaaaatagaaaacccttcaatacgatgtcggatgaagataatttttatatgtaaattgtagacctcgacgagatctacaactttgtagttttgagttttttttcatttgaggacgtt
It encodes:
- the LOC136504585 gene encoding transcription factor bHLH84-like, with product MESSKASWHYSFDPSVAVEDSEAMAQLLGVQYSAGNEQKQPTPTPTAMYWPGQEADQYYSSAPYPYYMQMQQPNSVASCYDHGYYGSNTFTMTAGDFFVPEEQIMAADPSFMLDLNLDFEYQDGQGTGRGGGGNTPAVCKRKLEDQKGESTTCTVPKKKSRSTAVPAPKKGKKAQKGACNRGNQEESNGDDGNVAHQQQCSSNYLSDDDSLEMIACSNVSSASKKSSSSAGGKARAGRGAAIDPQSLYARKRRERINERLKVLQNLVPNGTKVDISTMLEEAAQYVKFLQLQIKLLSSDDTWMFAPIAYNGVNVGLDLKISPPQQ